Genomic window (Drosophila ananassae strain 14024-0371.13 chromosome 3L, ASM1763931v2, whole genome shotgun sequence):
AACGACATCAACTTGCTATTTTTAGGGTAAACAGGGGCTACActataagaaaaaaaagggtcTAATCTTAGTCTGAGGGGTTTTAAGAGTGCTCTAGACAACAGAACACTGTCCAGATAGAAGACTTAGAACTAAGTTAACTAGGATTCGGATCAACACCTCCACAGCTGCTGCTTGAGCTTGAGCCTGAAACGCTTTTGTGCTTTGTGCCTCTTATCTGAACAGAGTCTCCCAATCGTTACTATGCCACAGACGTGAACATCCACTTCAAGACCCCGATCAGGCATGAGCAGCGCCAGAACATACCGGAGGACGAACTAGCCATACGCCAAGCGGAGCACatgcagaagctctaccagGAGGAGCGACGTCGCAAGTATCTACAGGAGTTGCAGGACATGAATTCGCGACGCCACACGGACAACTTTACGCCCTCCCAGAAGTCGCCCATCGCCCTCAATCGCTACGATGACTTCCCCACGGACGTGACCCTCAAGTCGCTGGTGGGCCCCAAGACGGTGGCCCGGGCACTTTTCAACTTCCAGGGACAGAGCTCCAAGTAAAGTGGAATATATCCTTCGATAGGAGTCCTTTTTAACTCTTTTGTTCCTTTCAATAGGGAGCTCTCCTTCCGCAAGGGCGACACCATCTACATTCGGCGACAGATCGATCCGAACTGGTACGAGGGCGAACACAATGCCATGATTGGCCTGCTGCCAGTCAGTTATGTCGAGGTGAGTGCCACTACCCACAAAGAGATCACCTCCAATCCAATTTATGCTCTATTATTCTCGAAATATCAGATCGTCAGCCGTGATGGAGCCCGCACCCCCTCCAAGAGGCCATCGGAGGGACAAGCCCGTGCCAAATACAACTTCCAGGCACAGTCTGGCATCGAACTCTCCCTGAACAAGGGTGAGCTGGTGACTCTGACCCGCCGAGTGGACGGAAACTGGTTCGAGGGCAAGATTGCCAACAGGAAGGGCATCTTCCCGGTCTCCTACGTGGAGGTTGGTCCTCAATCTTTATTGCATAATGGATAATGGTCAGCTAATCCCTCTTCCATCAACAGGTACTCACGGACATCGGGGCCGAGGACATTGCGGCAAGGACCACCGTGATCAGCACCCAAAGCACCACCAACCTGCGACCCACTCTGGACGCGCTCCGCACAAACATCAACAATGAGTTCAACACACTGACGCAAAACGGATCCCAGCCACCAAACGGAATCCTCAAGGAGACGCGAACACTGCAGAAGACCGACGCCCTCCACGTGGACACCAGCTCCGAGCCATTGGCGTGAGTATCCCTGTCTTTCATTTTAAAAACCATTCTCATTTCCGGATTATTTCCGTTTCAGGTACCGCGCCCTGTACAAGTACCGGCCCCAGAACTCCGACGAGCTGGAGCTGCTCGAGGGCGATGTGGTCCATGTGCTGGAGAAGTGCGACGATGGTTGGTTTGTGGGCACTTCGCAGCGCACCGGCTGCTTCGGCACATTCCCCGGCAACTACGTGGAACGGGCCTAGAGGAGATTGCCAATCCTGCCCCGCGGACGTCGGAGGTCGGAGGTCGTGTCTCTAATCTTAATGAATTTTTTGTAGTCTAATGCGATGAGAGGAGgatggcaggcaggcaggcaggcaggctgGAAGGCTGGAAGGCTCTAAGATTAACTCTGATTTGGTTCTACTGGATTATTTTATGTTGTTGTTAAATAATTCTTATCCCGCTAATTCTGATGCTTTCGTTTGCCGTAATTTaaagctatttatttatttttaaacagagCATTAATTATATCAATGTTGGAATTACGTTTATTTATGAAGTGCAAGAATATTAACCAGACGTTGTACCCTCCACTCTCCCCCATTCACCCACGCCCTcacacaccacaccacacaccacacacacacaccaaatATCGAAGAAACTAAATTAAGAACATACTTATATGGTATATATTTTGTCGTTTACCTACTAATTTTAACTAGTCACAGCTAATTTCCAAAAAGAGAATCGTTAATCAAAACTATGAAGAAGCAAGCAGAGACCGTTGAACTAAAGTGCCTTAAAGTTGAAATTTGAAtgactaaaaaataaaaaaaaaattaaaataataataaaaatcatgTGCTAAGAACCAAGTGCCCCCTGTTGAGTCGGCTAAATGGATATTTATTATtgataattaataattatgatGATATTGTCGGGTCCGAACcagcagaaacagaaaccattttataatcatttaaaaaaagcGTTTATTACACAGACACTGTTGCAAGCGTATTTAGTAAATAAAGATGAaactaaaaaacaaatcaTAGACTATTTTTTGGGAGGATAGactatttttttcacaatatttaataacaaaactaTTCGAAAGGTAGGTTTTTTAATTCAAGGattgaattttaataatttaaaaagagTTATAAGTAAAAGTTACTAATCCATTAAAACAAGTGCCTATAAAAATTaatctttaaatataaaacatttatattcttcccttttttttatcttttggtTACATTTCATGGTGTAGTTTACAACTAATTAGTGacttaaaataaacaacacTTTATCCCTTTTTAACATAAAGCCTAAGCCCGGGAATAAATTACTCTAAGACCCTACTTTCACCATCACGTTTGGACCATTTTCCGTTTCCGCTCCTGCTTCAGCTCCCGCTTCACTGCCCGCTGCTCCAATTCCTCCGTGTACTCGGCGTACATGGCCAGCAGGGCGGGGTACAGCTTGTGGTAGTGCTGCAGGTCGTCGACGGTCACCTGCATGTTGTCGAAGGCAATGGCCACCTGCTTCATGTCCTCGGCATCCGGCAGCCTCGGGCACTTGGCGTAGCGCTGCGAGAAGTGGGTGAGAATGGTGTGACGGGCGTTCATGTTCCGGCCCTGCTGGATCGCCTGCGAAACTGTGCTGTGCGTCTTGACCCGGgcctcctcctccaggtcGTCCTCCATGGTGGCTTCGTGGATGAGCACCGTGGAGTTGCGACCCAGTTCGATCAGGTCCAGACACGGCATCGTGTCACCACTGTAGGTGATCTTTATGGGTTCCCCTTCATGCTGGGCCGCCAAGGTGAGACTGATGCCAAAGGAGTTGGGACAGTGCCTCACCAGACAGGTGGCAATAGCGGTGATGCCCAGGGCTTCCACCTTTTCTCCGGTCAGAGGACTTTCCAGCAGTTCTCCGTTGCCCACCAAGGTGTAAGAGTCTTCGATAGGCTCGATCTGGCGGTTGTAGAACTCCAGCCACGGTTCTATCTGACGAGGAGCCAGCAGGATCAGAGGTTCCACTTTCTGCTTCAGCTTCCTCCTCTCCCGAAGCAGCCCGATCAGACCAATGTGGTGATCGGCATGCAAGTGGGACACGTAAATGGCTTGCAGTTGAGCGAGGACTGTTTCCGCTCTACTCCTGCCATAGAGCCTCACAATCTGGCCATAAGTTCCCTCCCCACAGTCCAGCAGCACGTAGGCGTCGGCTGCCGTTTGAATCAGGATGGAGCTAACGTTGCGCGTCTTGTTGGGAATACACGAGCCCGTTCcgagaaaaataattttggggTAGCTGTTGGTAGAGCTGGCCGGGAAGGAGTACTCTTCCTTAAACTTGGCCAGCAGTTCCGTGAAGCCAGGTACAGCATGGGTCTCCTTCACGTACTCTTCGGGCGTGAGCTTGGCTTCTAGGGTGCGATCCAGTCCTATTGGAAAGATAAGAGCATGTTACTTCCATTGCCTTAATTGCTTAGATAAGAGTTTTATCAAATACGTACCTTTTTTTGGCCTCAAGTGGAAACTGGTCATGGACACAACACCCTGTTCCGTAATATCGTCATTCGATGGCTTCTCTGGCTCTTCCTTTTCGGGATCTTCTTCATCTAGCTTGGTTTTCTTCAGGTTTTGGCTGAGGTTCTGACTCTGACACGGCGACTGTTCGCTTAGAAGCGGAAAGACCTGCGGCGCCAGTTGATGCAGCTGATGCTGGATGCGGTGGGCAGCAGCATATCCGGAAAACTGATTGTTCGGGGAGCCCAGATAAATGTGCTGGGTGTCCTTCGAGAAGTTCTGGGCCACGTAGTCCTTGTAGTCTTGAAGAGAAGTTATCCGTTCAGGTGTAAAGTGAATCACTAAGGCCACCTCTGTCAGTTTCTGGCTTCCCAGTTCTTTAATCCGGCTTGCTTGAGCCAAAAGTCCTGGGAGATAATCCTCTGTGGGCACGTCCAGGAAAACAAAGGAGAGGTGCGTTTCACTGGCCTCGGTGACATCGGCCGAGCGCACCACAGTTCCATCGGGCAGAGTGATATCCTGGCCGTTCTTGAGCTTTCCCAGCAGTGGACCCGGCGGAACTCCCTGCTCCACGCACTTCACCAGGTTTAGAGCTCCCGGACGCGGCTTCAGCTGGCAAATGTAGTTGACAACGCTCTTTTCGGGATCCACCGAGCTGGCCAGTGGCAGGGAATCCACCTTTAAGATGGAGTCCTCGAAGCAGCCGCCCCCCGAGCAGTCAATGGTCTGCATCTGGAGGTTCTTTAGGACCACGAAGCGCCGCATCGACTGTAGCATCGTATTGAGGTGTGGGGGTCCATGGAGTCCTACGTTTCTCACCCCAGCATCCTGAATCGTAAGCGCCAGTCCTGGCAGTCCGCCCACAGTGGCCCACGTGTTGCGGGTGACGAAGATCTGCTCCAGTCGAGAGAGGCGAGTCTTGTGCTCATGGGCCAGTCTCTGGGTTCCCTCTCCGCAGTTGAAGAGGTAGCGGGCCTGATCCGTAAACATGTAGACGGCGGCGGGTGCTCCGTTGGCCCCGGCACCCAGCACCTGGAGATTCACAGAGCCAGGAACCACGGAGGCCAACTTCTTTCGCAGCACATTGGGTTCACGCTCATATCGAGGACCTGTCAAGGGATCCGTGGCGGAGGCTATCGTGGCCGCCACCGAGCTGCTCATTTTGAAAGTTCTAATAGTTCCATAAAGCGGCCAACACCTCGATTTCACCACAAACATTCGTATTAAGTCAACGGCGCGGACCTCACGTTTCGGTTACCAGCTGTTGCTTCTAGAGATGAACTATTCGTAAAACTTATCGATagatttaatataaaattataaattaaatacaaaactttaattttaaataataatttgaagatataataataaaaagttaataatagattaattatttttcaaacaaaacaacCATTCCTGTTATTTTAAAAGCAAAACATTTTGTTGTTTACCAACACTCTTAGCCCAATGTTTTTCTCTGTTATGGTCACACTTAACTCCACGTGCGTTTTGTTTAGCTATTGCCGGGCTGAATTTAAGCGATTTCCCttgaatatatattaattttcgCATATAGAGAAGACTAGAGAACAAGTAGACATGGTGTTCTTCACGTGCAACATTTGCGGCGAGTCGATCAAGAAGCCGGCGGTGGAGAAACACTACCAGACTCGCTGCCGTGGAAACGACAAGAGCGTATCCTGCATGGATTGCCTCAAGGACTTCTACGGCGAGGAGTATGCGGGCCACACAAAGTGCATCTCCGAGGCTCAGAAGTATGCCAGCCAGGCCCAGGGCTTTGTGGTCAAGGAGCCCCGCAACAAAAACGCCCAGAAGCAGGACAGCTGGATGGACTCCATTCGGGCGATCCTGGACAGCAGCGAGTATCAGTTGACTCCCGCCCTTCGCAACGCCTTCCAGAAACTCCAGAGCGTGGACAATGTGCCACGGAAGAAGGCCAAGTTTGAGAACTTCGTAGGCAACTGCATGCGACTCCCACGACACCAGGCCACCGAGGTGTGGGACATCCTCGAAAAGGAACTCAACAAGCTGAAGGTGGCCAAGCAAGCTGAACTGGCCAGAATCAAGGCTGAAAAGGAGGCAGCCATCCAGCAGAAGAAAGAGTCAGAGGAGGCGCCGCCCACGAAGAAAGCCAAAGTGGAGGAAGCTCCCGAAGAAACCACCAATGGCACGGCCACCAGCGACTTTGATTGGCCTTCACAGCTCACCAAGATTGTGTCGAAGCAGTCCGAGGGTATATTTTTGGAGAAGCTGCGCAAAAAGATTCTCAAAAAGTATACCAAGCATCTGGCTGTGGAGGAGCTGAGCGAAAAGCAGGCCAAGAAATTCACGAAGCGCTTCGACAAGCAATTGAAACTAGCTGACTCCCTGCAGGTGGAGGGCGACCTGGTCAAGGCAGCCAGCTAGCAAAGTATATCCTCTAGACGTAGTTAAGTTATAGCAAAGTACAATAAAAATGTAAGCTGCATGTGCTGTGTATTTCTGTATGATTTTTGTTCTCAAGGACCTCTAGGCCTTGTACTTTAGGTACTGCATGCACTGTTTCAAATAATTTCTGGTCTCTTTGCAAGCGGCTGTTTGCTGGAATTTCTTGGCTGGGCAGTTGAGGATCATCTCGTTCGCCACGCACTCGAAGACCAGGCCAGGGTATGGATGACAGCCATATGAGGACAGGCGCTTGGCCAGCTTCTTGACACCCGTGTGTGGCATTAGGGAAATTGCTGAAAAGGAATCATTTTTATCTGCCGAATATTTCACTTATTAGTTTACTCTCCTACCATGTTTGTCGCACTTTACGTAGGTAGCATAAAGTAGATCCACATCAGCATCGTTTACCAGGTAGGATTCCAGGTGATTCTTCACCTGACGAAGTCGGAGAGACTGACGATTCTTGCCCAGAATCTCGGTGCTGTTAAAAGTGCATTCTGCAGTGCactaaaaattgaatttgttatttgtttCTGGAAGCCTTTTAAAATCGAAACTCACAAACATATAGCTCTGTTCCTCCTCATCCGTGGAGTACTGAATCTTGTCATGCCATTCTCTCTGGCATTCTGTGAACTGTGGTCCCTCCTCGTGCAGGTCGCAGCAGAAATCGTGCTGAAGTAGAAAATAGTAGTAGAATAGTAGTATTTTAACATTCTGTTAAGGCCCTGTTAGGAGTTTAGACTCCATAATGTTATGTCCTATGGTTTTTATAACAAAATGGTTTCCtttacaaaaaatacatttaacttaaaaacaaagcaagatttattaaaaacttttcataTTTCTAGTTTTATATGCTTTCAagattaattaaatataaaaagctCTACTTTTTCTGTCACACTCACCATAGTATCAACCGCATTCAATTCGCAATCCTCGTCCAGATCGGAGGAAGTATTTCTGCCCATAACCCCAATGGCCAAGACCAGGAAGAGGAAACCATTCCGAACTTTAAACATTGTGAACAGTCTGGGACCACAATTGAGAGGCTTTATATCGAAATAGCCCCTATGGAAGTGTAATTTTGCGTAACATTTGATGGCTTTTAATTTGAGGcttaatttatgtttttaattataatgCCCGAAATCGCCCCACTACAGCCGGGGAGTAGTGGAGTCAGAGGCGTCTGAAATTGGAATTCGGGTGCAGCGTCATCCTCATGCATGCGTCGTCATCATTATCGTTCCGCTCCAGTTCCAGGAACCCATTGCAGTTCCATTAGCCCGCTGCACTCGAAGATAAATGATGAAAAGGCGCAGGCATCCATCACCGATCAAGCGGCGCATTATCcaaatatagcaaaaaaacGCACCGTGGCACGCACTTTCTTCTGGAAAGCGATCGGGATGCAATGTCTCTACTCATAGCAAATGCATGCGGAAGCATTACTTCATTCCCATGCCCCTGCCCAATCCCACTCCCATTTCGGAGCCCCGAGTCCCTCCTAGTCCCACTCCCTAGCCTCTGTTTTCAGCTGCAACTAATTAACCGAGAAATACATCATAAATAGTCCAACTGCCGGTCTCCCCGCCGCCAGCGGCTCGCGTTGCATCTCCGTTTCCAGGTCCTCCCACCCCCAGCTAGCCGCCCCGTTCTTCTCCAGCACCCGATCATCATCAGTCAGGGCGCAGACGTTGCGTCGCTCCCTCAGAAGTCAGAAGTTAtccatttgtttattttcgacTCGCACACACCCCGCCAAGGAAAGGGATTGGTGTGGATCAGAGATGCCAAAATAgatgcttttaatttttattcaaaataactaaaaatatttcaaagatATTAAAAGGAGCAAGGTCAAAAAGCCTTAAATATTATGGaagaaaaatcttaaaaaatccTCCTAAAAAATagattcaaaaagtcatgtCAGCACCactatttttttggggcaAGACATTAGGAATGGGTGTGGATTTGTGTGTGGACTCGGATGTGTCTGTGTGGTAGGTAGCTGCTCTCCACTCCGCCGTGGCGGCGCTTCACGGTGGCATGGAACGGGGAATTTCTGGTCTGGGGGGCAAGAGCAATCAACCGGCACGTGCCCGCCTGAAGTTCAGTTCTCTGGAATTAGAACGCCCGCAACTAACTAGCCGGATCCGTGTTGCCAAGAAGCCGGGCCTACAAGACTTCATCCGGATAGGGATCAACATCTGATCTTTTAGATCTCTCTCTGAGgaatcttattttattttaagggATTTTTGGTTTATTAACAACGTATTTAATACGGAAAGGCTTACaattaaagttttttattgtAAAGTTTTATCAAGAAAACTTGCTTTATTTATCCTATAAAAATTCATAATATTATTGAAGATTTTATCTCTTTATTTGTGTATTATTCGCCctactaaaattatttaaataatattgcaTACTTATTGAAAAAATCACTTTCAAAAGTGCCAgcctattttaaataaatatgagtCTGAatctaaaattcaaaaaacacCTTAAGCTTTCGttttgtggattttaaaaTGTTCAAATTCCACGATTACTGGTTTAATTAGTAATCACAGactttttgattattttctaTTGCTTTGTTGACACCACAGCCAGTGAATTTTGATGGTAAACATCAACAGAGTATAGTCATAATCGCTCTTTCCAACCTCCCGATTGCAGTTTGTGGATGCTATTCGTGGGCCTGCAATTGCATGGATGTTCGAGTATCTGCCGCCTCCAGAAACACTCTCACTTtcaaccacacacacactcagattcagatacagatacgctcacagatgcagatacagatactcggATGTAACGGATGGGTGCCCACCGAGTCGAAGAGAATCCACAGCGGAGACGACGTCCAATCAATCGAGAATCTGTTGGCAAGCCGTGCGGTTCGTTCGGTTTCGCTCGCGTGCTTAGGAAAAATCAAAAGGAAAAGCACAAGGCAGCTAGAAAAGCAAAGGAAAAGCAGAGGAGGAGCTGGTGCTGTGTCGCCACTTGGAGCGACAGTTCCAAAAAATCTGACAAActaccacaaaaaaaaaaaagaaaaaaaacgcaCCTATACATACTACAAACTTTTCGAATAGATAGTGccacattttatttataaatcgCCCAtatttttggatcaaacttGAGGCGAAAGCGAAAGTGTTCTAGGAATTCTGTTCTGTGTGTCTTGAGTGCGTCTAGTGTGAATATGCCTTTGGCGAAATTCTAAGGCCCTCGCGTGTCAAAGTCAAAGAAGTAAAcagatatataatatacatattaccttaaaatcaagaaaaacCGCCATAATGCCGAGCTTCGGCAGTAAGTTCCTTGCCTTCCTGCTACTCAGCTCGGTGATCCTGGTCAGTGGCCAGTTCGAGCACTATCTGGACAGTTTGCGATCCAACGAGCTCTACGAGTTCATCGACGACGGCTCCTCGGGCAGCATCCAGTACCTGCCCAAGGGCGATAGTGAGAAGATCCTGCTCCAGCTGGAGCAACCCATCCACTTCTACGGAGAGCAGTACGAACAGATATATGTGAGTAGCAATCGGAAACCCCCCTGAATCCTAGGGATACAAAGTATCTCGTAGATTGTGCACTGAATGAATTTCGCGTTTGCAGCTTAGTGATAAGACGGGCCATCGATCGGCGATAAGCTGCAATCATTATGCAAATATAGTTTCTATTCTATTTGTCCGCTCGTCCGTCTATTTCTGGGCTGCCTGCTTTGTTGTGGACGGCGTATTTATAGGCGACATTAATTTTCGGCAAAACATGACAGGTCGGACATCGATTTCCACACACTCTCTCGAGTGTCCCAATCCATCCGCCAGCCACTTGGGGGGTGGTCCAAGACCAAAAAACTAAACCCATTGATGTGGCTATTGCCGCCTTGGCCGAATGCCAGGAGTTCTGAGCAGAAGAATCCCATCATCTCGCCATCCCAAAACACTTTGGGTGTCTGTCTGGGTGTGAGTGCTTCTGGTAGAGGCACTTGGCATCCGAAAATTATGAGTTCTCCGCGTGGAGAGGAGTGTCGCCTATTTTTGAACAACTATGCTTTTTGTTTCTGGCGGTGCCGAGGTGCTCTGTATTTTGTTAGTTAATTAACTGAATTTATGTGTCTGACGTAGAGAAATAGCACGCGGCACAGAATCGCGCTACAGATCGGATACTTCTACGAGAGCACAATATGTCCATAGAAATccataaattttattgaaattccTTGCCCCAATGGACGCAAAGATGTGGAAGATCTCTGGGGTCGAAATTGATGTCGAAACCATTTGAAGAAACCCAAAAATAGACCTGTCACACTCATAACAACGTGTTAATAACCCGACCTGAAAGTCTAAATATTCTGTGATAGCAtgtgcatattttttttgtcaaatatatgtatttatttctgATAAGCTCAGAACTCTcagaaattgaattaaatttttagcaaGAAATCGCCAAGAGTATAATAAATCCATTGATTTATGTATAACTCGTACTATTCCAATTCAAAACATATAAACGAGATAAGAAGTGCCTCCTAAGAAGTGGAATCATGACTTTTATTGACCCATTTGCCTATATTTCTTCTTGTGGCAGCTAGACTAAAAACGCAATCTTGTTGGGGCACTTAGAAGCCTTTGATTTTCTTACCAATTTACCTTAATCAATTATCAATTAATTGATCCAAATATTTAGTAAAATAGGGCATCCTAACTTACCCAACCTCAATTGGAAGGGGATTGCGGCATTTGGAGCATCCATTCCGTACAAATCACCTGCCAAGCTGCCGGAATTCAAAGATATTTCTGTGGCGGGTCAAATGCCTTGCCACATGCCGCCTTTTCCTGCGGAGATAAATGGCAGCCCGTGGTGCTGCCACAAGAAGATGCCCCTGATTTATGTTGCGGCCTGTCGGCATTCACAACaaagcatttttcaaacacCTGTGCTCCAATTCCAGTTCCGATTTGTTTATTCAGATTGGCGGGTGCAGGTAGCAGGAGGAGGATGCAACATGCAGCATGCAACTGCATTCTGTCAGCTAATTATAGACCGATCGGTGAACGGATGTCGGGCGAGGACTCAATTAGTGTCGGCCCTGTGCCAGAGCACTTATCCCGAGGGCATCCCAATACAATATACACACGGATATCCCATATCCCACATCCCAAGATCATTTGCACCCTTGTTAAtggtttgttgttgttttgtttccgCCAAGAGGATTCCCATTCCGGAGCCAAGTGGCCCGTTAGCACTTCACGGGGCGTAACACTGCAGGGCCATATCATTCCACGCCATATGGAGGCCAAGTCTTTCCACTTGAAAGGCTCCGGTCCACGCTTCCTCATTCCTGCTTCTAAACTAAATGATCCATAAATAATTTGATAGCAGTGGGGatgcgatatttgtaatttttaataaaatagataTGTTCTAAATACTTTCGGTTTAATTGATTCTTGTTTGAATCATGGGGAAGACTTACAGAGAGTATTGTTTTAAACCTTTGGGTATTTCTTGTAGAATCTGGTCCTGACTGCTTCTAGAATCTAGAGAGTCTTCTAGAATCTTGACAGTCTTCCAGAATACAGAGTATAAACCATTAACAATAATAAATCAATGATAACTTACCCCTTTCCTTTACAGATAAACACCAATGGTATCTTAACATTCAATGCGGAGTTCACCGACTATCTGAACCAGCCCTTTCCGCTGGAGTATCCTTCGATAGCCGCCTTCTACTCCAATGTGGACACCTCCAACAGTGACGACTTCACTTCCATTTCACTCTTTGAAACCAAGGAGCAATCCACTTTGGAAAAGGCTTCGTCCTTGGTCCGCTAtgccttcagcagccagccggaGTTCGAGGCCCGCCAGGTGATCGTGGCCACGTGGCGCAATGTGGGCTACTTCGACTCCAAGACGGATCGTCTGAACACCTTCCAGGTGGCTATCCTCATTGGCGAGCAGCAGACCTTCGTCCAATTCATTTACCCCGAGGGCGGCCTCAACTGGTTGCAGGGAGAGTCCGCTGCCCGTGGTCTTCCCGATATCCGTGCCCAGGCTGGATTTGTTGCCGAAGACGGTCGTTACTATAACCTAAATGGTTCCGGATCGGAGAACGTAAGTCAAAAGGGTGCCGAAAAGGTATTAAGATTACCAACAACCTCTTCCCCTTTCTAGGCACGTTTCCTGAGCGAAAGCACCAACCTGGGTGTGCCCGGAGTTTGGCTCTTCGAGGTGGCTCCTATTGAGCCCGGACAGAATGTACAGACCCCCGACAATGCCGAGACCCGCACGGAGTCTCCAGCTCTGGCC
Coding sequences:
- the LOC6494988 gene encoding ribonuclease Z, mitochondrial is translated as MFVVKSRCWPLYGTIRTFKMSSSVAATIASATDPLTGPRYEREPNVLRKKLASVVPGSVNLQVLGAGANGAPAAVYMFTDQARYLFNCGEGTQRLAHEHKTRLSRLEQIFVTRNTWATVGGLPGLALTIQDAGVRNVGLHGPPHLNTMLQSMRRFVVLKNLQMQTIDCSGGGCFEDSILKVDSLPLASSVDPEKSVVNYICQLKPRPGALNLVKCVEQGVPPGPLLGKLKNGQDITLPDGTVVRSADVTEASETHLSFVFLDVPTEDYLPGLLAQASRIKELGSQKLTEVALVIHFTPERITSLQDYKDYVAQNFSKDTQHIYLGSPNNQFSGYAAAHRIQHQLHQLAPQVFPLLSEQSPCQSQNLSQNLKKTKLDEEDPEKEEPEKPSNDDITEQGVVSMTSFHLRPKKGLDRTLEAKLTPEEYVKETHAVPGFTELLAKFKEEYSFPASSTNSYPKIIFLGTGSCIPNKTRNVSSILIQTAADAYVLLDCGEGTYGQIVRLYGRSRAETVLAQLQAIYVSHLHADHHIGLIGLLRERRKLKQKVEPLILLAPRQIEPWLEFYNRQIEPIEDSYTLVGNGELLESPLTGEKVEALGITAIATCLVRHCPNSFGISLTLAAQHEGEPIKITYSGDTMPCLDLIELGRNSTVLIHEATMEDDLEEEARVKTHSTVSQAIQQGRNMNARHTILTHFSQRYAKCPRLPDAEDMKQVAIAFDNMQVTVDDLQHYHKLYPALLAMYAEYTEELEQRAVKRELKQERKRKMVQT
- the LOC6495637 gene encoding cell growth-regulating nucleolar protein; protein product: MVFFTCNICGESIKKPAVEKHYQTRCRGNDKSVSCMDCLKDFYGEEYAGHTKCISEAQKYASQAQGFVVKEPRNKNAQKQDSWMDSIRAILDSSEYQLTPALRNAFQKLQSVDNVPRKKAKFENFVGNCMRLPRHQATEVWDILEKELNKLKVAKQAELARIKAEKEAAIQQKKESEEAPPTKKAKVEEAPEETTNGTATSDFDWPSQLTKIVSKQSEGIFLEKLRKKILKKYTKHLAVEELSEKQAKKFTKRFDKQLKLADSLQVEGDLVKAAS
- the LOC26514173 gene encoding general odorant-binding protein 66, translating into MFKVRNGFLFLVLAIGVMGRNTSSDLDEDCELNAVDTMHDFCCDLHEEGPQFTECQREWHDKIQYSTDEEEQSYMFCTAECTFNSTEILGKNRQSLRLRQVKNHLESYLVNDADVDLLYATYVKCDKHAISLMPHTGVKKLAKRLSSYGCHPYPGLVFECVANEMILNCPAKKFQQTAACKETRNYLKQCMQYLKYKA